The Pyxidicoccus sp. MSG2 DNA segment AGGTGGTCCGCAGCGCTTCGTGTCGCTGGACGACGTCCGCCACCGCGCGGCGCAGCGCGGGCACGTCCAGCGGGCCCTTGAGCCGCACGAAGAAGTGGACGTTGTAGGTGGCCGCGCTGCCCTCGAGCTGCGCGAGGAACCACAGCCGCTGCTGCATGAAGGACAGCGGCAGCATTTCCGTCCGCGAGACGGGGACGAGGGGCGGACGCTTACGGCCCGGAAGGGCTTCCGGTTTCGCCCCCTGGGACTCGGGGGCGCGCTCGTGCTGGCTCATGGTGTCAGGTCTCCAGGACGGCGAAGGCGCGCGGACGGAGCGAGCGCAGCGTCACCGCGAGGACGAAGAAGGAAAGCGCCGCGCTCGCGGTGACCAGGCGCACGCCCAGCCGGTCCGCCAGAGCGCCCTGCAGCCACACGCCCGCGGTGAAGCCCGCGTAGAGCAGCATGCCGCTGAGGCTGGCGATGCGGGCCCTCATCTCGCCCGGCACGCGCGACTGGCAGAGGGTGGCCAGCCCCGTGTTCGTCAGCATGTAGAGGCTGCCCAGCCCCAGCACCGCGACGACGGCGAAGGGCAGCGAGGGCGAAAGCCAGTACGCCGCCGCCATGAGGCCGATGAGCAGCAGGCACCACTCCAGCAGGCGCCCCCGCCCGAAGCGGTCCGCCAGCGAGCCCGCCACGAGCGCGGCGACGAGCGAGCCCGTCCCCTGCGCCCCGACGAGCAACGACGTGGCGCCCGCGTCCAGGTCGAGGACGCGGATGGCCATGACGGGCGCCAGCGCGGTGAAGGGCGCGATGCAGAACGCGACGGCCAGCGTGCCCAGCAGCGCCAGCGCGATGCCCGGATCTCCGCGCGCCACCTTCACGCCCTGCGCGATGCCCGCCCACAGGCTCTCGGAGCGCACGGCCTCGGGGGCGGGTGCCACGCCACGCACGAAGCCCAGCGCCACCAGCACCGCGAGGAAGGAGAGGGCGTTGACGAGCAGCGCCCACTCCACGCCCGCCAGCGACACCACCGCCGCGCCCAGCGCCGGGCCGCAGATGCGCCCCACGTTGTACTGCGCGGAGTCCAGGCTCAGCGCGCTGTGCAGGTCATCCTTCGGCACCACGCTGGCGATGAGCGCGGTGAAGGCGGGCAGGAAGAGGCTGGTCACGCAGCCGTTGAGGAACGAGACGACCGCCACTGCCCCCACTGTGAGATTGCCGGTGAAGGCGAGCGTCGCCAGGGTGCCGGCCAGCAGGAACTCCAGCGCCGTCCCCAGCGCGACGTAGCGGCGCCGGTCGAAGCGGTCCGCCAGCACCCCGCCCAGCGGCGACAAGACGATGGCGGGGAGGAACGTCAGCGCGGCGATTCCCCCCGTCCACTCCGCGCGGCCCGTGACTTTCGTCACGTAGACGCCCAGTGCGAGCACCTCCATCCAGGTGCCGATGTTGGAGAGCGCCGCACCGGACAGGATGAGGGCGAAGTCCCGGTGCCTCAGGGCGCGAAGCGAGGAGAGACGCGACAGTCGGAGCGCGGACACGGTGGCCCTGTTCTATCTCACCCCGGGACAGCTTGCCCGGGGCTTCCAGGACTGTAATGTCTCACCACTGATTTCCAGACTGTCAGTGATTGACGCATCGCGCGACATCAGGCGACGCGGTTGTGCAACTCCTCGAAGAAGCCGACCCACAGCGTCCAGATTTCCTCGGCGCCGCGGACGATGGTGGCCATCTCATCATCCGTGTACTGGAGCCCCACGGTGTGGCTTGCCGTCTCCACGTGGTCCGGCTCCTGCTTTACGTGGATGTCCACCCACGGCAGCGACTTGAGGCCGGTGGTGCGGCGCAGCAGCTTGCCCAGCTTCGCCACCATGGTGAGGTCCGCCACCTCGGTGCCGTAGAGGAAGCCCAGGCCGATGAGGTAGTCGTCCGTGGAGCGCTTGTAGCCGTCGATGAGGCGCTTCGTGGCGGGCGTCATCTCCGCCTCCGACACCGCCGCGCGCGCCAGACCCGCGTCCGTCATCGTCGTGATGAACAGGCGCTCGTGGGCGTTCGCCGGATCTCCCTCGCCGACTTCCTGGTCGAGGATGTGGGACACAGCCGTCTTCATCTCCAACTGCGGACAGGCGGCGAGCAGCCGGCCCAGGAAGTTCGGAAAGTAGTGCATCGGGTGCCACCACTGCCCGAGAACCGTCTCCGCGTGCTCCTTCGGGAGCTGACGCTCATCCACCATCTGGAAGAAGCGGTGCTTGAGCAGCTGCTCGCGGTTGGGATTCTTGTTCAGCGCCGCCTCGATGGATTGGTTCCGCATGGCGTCTCCAGGAGCTTTGAGGTCCGCAGGCTCAACGGCGCGACATCGTAGTCCTTGAAAATGGAGAAAACAATGTCAGGCCAGTGATGGCTGTTTACCGTGATATCAGAATGAGACCCGCTTTGCGTGTGGGACAAGGGTGCTGGTATCACTCCGCCCATGTTGTCTCATGCGAGGGTGACTACGGCGCTGCTATTGGCGCTGTGGGGGACGGGGGCCCGGGCCGCGCTGGAGGGCCCCGGGCG contains these protein-coding regions:
- a CDS encoding TenA family transcriptional regulator, giving the protein MRNQSIEAALNKNPNREQLLKHRFFQMVDERQLPKEHAETVLGQWWHPMHYFPNFLGRLLAACPQLEMKTAVSHILDQEVGEGDPANAHERLFITTMTDAGLARAAVSEAEMTPATKRLIDGYKRSTDDYLIGLGFLYGTEVADLTMVAKLGKLLRRTTGLKSLPWVDIHVKQEPDHVETASHTVGLQYTDDEMATIVRGAEEIWTLWVGFFEELHNRVA
- a CDS encoding MFS transporter, whose protein sequence is MSALRLSRLSSLRALRHRDFALILSGAALSNIGTWMEVLALGVYVTKVTGRAEWTGGIAALTFLPAIVLSPLGGVLADRFDRRRYVALGTALEFLLAGTLATLAFTGNLTVGAVAVVSFLNGCVTSLFLPAFTALIASVVPKDDLHSALSLDSAQYNVGRICGPALGAAVVSLAGVEWALLVNALSFLAVLVALGFVRGVAPAPEAVRSESLWAGIAQGVKVARGDPGIALALLGTLAVAFCIAPFTALAPVMAIRVLDLDAGATSLLVGAQGTGSLVAALVAGSLADRFGRGRLLEWCLLLIGLMAAAYWLSPSLPFAVVAVLGLGSLYMLTNTGLATLCQSRVPGEMRARIASLSGMLLYAGFTAGVWLQGALADRLGVRLVTASAALSFFVLAVTLRSLRPRAFAVLET